The DNA segment AACTATTTTAGTCTTATTGTTACAATAAGATCCATTGAAAtacttttcaacttttgaataaGTTACACTTTTATTCCCCAGCAGAGGAACAGTTGAAAATAGGGAAGAAACAAATCTAGGTCGTGTGTTCGGTCACAATGAGTCACCCCAAAATGTGACATttttacaattaatgtccaaCATCTATAtatcattcaattaattttttaattttttacatagcTTTCCAGTAATTCAGAGATATTGTGAGCGGTATGTGATTGCAACTGCACATTGATAACCTACTATCACGCTTAATAAGGGTTACATGATTCGTGATCATGCTCAAAGCATGTACATGTAATTTGGGTATCGATCCTTATCCGATAATGCAGTTTATCAACACACAATATACGAATGTTAAATGAGCTGCATTGAATAAATGATTGTTAAACATTGGTGAATGTGCATCGACATTGAACAATGAAGAATATTAGCAGTTAACAGTAACTAGGTACTTGAGAAGCGAAGCGGCTTGTAATAAGCATGGAACCAGACGACAAGTAACAGCCTTGCTGATTGGGCAAGGTCAGTTCGGAAGATATTCACAATATTGCTCACATATCTGCTGCATTGGCCTGTGTGGTAAAAGATTGACCAGGAAATAGGTTCAAGATTTCAGCGGTCGCGATCTCTTCTCATGAGAATGTTGTCACAAACACCTGCTCGTCTCATAACTAAATACCTGTTACTTTGTGGTTTGAGCTGGTCTTAATTGCTGTCGATCTCGTGCACTGACCGGTCCAGCTTCACTCTCACTAATTCCCCTCGGCTTAAACGTGATGTAACCGGATCTGTTACGGTTATTTAGTCCAGTTAAATTATTGTCACTTTTCCTCTGCACGTTTCCGACTAAACGTTCAGTTCGTGCACTCGATTCATATTCGATTGTTTATGATGCCCCCGAAAACGATTAGTTCGATCATGTATCCTGTATTGAATAACTGAGAAATATTGGGATTCTCCAAGATATTCTAAGAGTTCTTGCACGAGCAAGGTACCTGATGCAAAGATATTCAAACTCACAATTCGGGAGCCATTATTGCGTATTGGATAACTCACGAGAGACTCAACAGCTAGtagtttattgaatcaataaacttgtataacTTTGGTAGATTATTTGATGAAGTTTGGATTCATAAAAGacaagtttatcagagattcaATCAGCAAGAATCGGTTATTGTAGCTGCAGAATATTGTGACATGCCAATGTGTCTTGGTCCCAGGTATTAAGTACCtagtcattatttttttttaaattctagtGATCTTTACTCATTGAAGCTTGTGATTTGTCTTAAGTTTTTATATCCTATTCAAGATACGGGTGAATATGGATAAGTGATAGTAAAAGAAGTATCAGCATTGATGagatttattctattatttactcTGGCTGAGATGTGACCAATAATGCGTTTAATAATTCCAAAATGATTTTGCAAAACTTATTGGGTAGGGTATAGAACGCACGAATAAGTATCTTAACCTGGAGTCTGGAGTAAACAGCTTGAACAATATGTTTATTTACATACTGAACCGGTTTTGTTGGAAAGCTTTGACGGCAACGAActatttatgtaattttttagAACAACTTTGCGACTGGTCCCCCTGGTGTCCATTGAGAGAGGCCGTCCGAGATGATCTAGATTCGAGCGGGAAGATATTGTAAATAACCGTCGGCATTCGAACCACTGACCCGGTGCCAGTTCGGGTCCAGTATTTTTTCCCTTTTCGCATAACTGGAAGATGAAGACAAAATTGCTTTACGAGAGTGATTTTCACATAATTAGAGATAACATATTGAGATGAACGACTGCTCCAGTCATGAAGAATGCTGTACATTGCGCAAGTTGTGTTGAAACGCCTGTCATGTAGTATTTTATGACAACAGTGAAAAATTGACAGTATCATTCAGGAATGTTTTTTAAGAGTTTCTAAGCCCTGAATATAAAATAGGATAATCTATCGTAAATTTCTACTCAATTGAGTCTTCATGCCCGTCgtattttttctcattcaaagaGACTTATGTGAAAATGCGTGAAAACTTGAATGAATCTTCATCATTTGACTCCTTCAAACCTTATCAGCTCTTGCCTGGAATACAGTTGAGAGGCGACTTAAAGCTAAATTCATCACtcaaattataaatatgtttactcatttaaaataaacaatgatAATATTCTCAACCAATCGAAAGAGGAGATCTCAATGTGTTGtttctaataaattatgaatgtgCAAGGTTATCACAATCTTCTAATTCGTTAAAGCTTGTCTCATATCTGACAGAAATGTAGACGTCTGTAGATTGCGGGAATAATAGGTAAGTCCTTATTTTTTATAGGTAAGCCCTTGTTGGGCCAATTGATGTACCGAACTGAATTCAACCAATTCCATTGAATCGAATCTcttgtgaatcaataatataacTCTTCATGGTGTTTCTTGAGATTGTGGATAGAAGGTTGCTtacataatttgattcaatagtCAGGACAGAATCATATCAGTGTATTAACTTAGTAAATGAGTCAATGACAGCTTTATATATACTTTGTCGTGTATGTCAAATTGTGGTACCAAATAGTTTAATGTTTACTATGCAGTAGAAAAGATGTTATGTTTACTACTGCATATTTATCTaagatttaataaataataggtGGACTAACCTTTTGAAAAAGAATGTTGATACCTCATTCTCCCATTGGTAAGAAGATTTGTATAGATTAATAGCATTCTAGATTTAACTTGAATAAGATTTTACGCTGTTAAGAGTTGAGATGTTATTTGAATATGACTTTATTTTGAGAATACGATTGAGATTGGATCGGGGGAGATGAGTGACACTGCATGTCCTGATATTTTATTACTCAGATATTATAATAAGTGACACGCTTTTGATACTCCAGATGTGAAGGAGGACAACTCgaattctttaaattttaaatgtgaaGGAGGCCAACtcgaattatttaatttttttattcaaacaacataaatacaatttttaattcAGAAACTGTGTCTCATTCAGAGTGTCAATACAACATTTCTATCCACTCAAGATTCAAATGTGAGTGACGAGCTAAGTGTTTCAAAATCACCTGCCAGAGTTTCGGAGCCCAcctgtaataatataatttttttctcattatttaccATGTTACCATGTTAGAATAAGATGATCACTTGATATAAGACCACTCTGTAGCAAAGACTATTTTATGAAGATTTGTAACATCTCAAATAAGGGTTAGGgttcaacacaatattatatcacTTTCCTTTCCTAAGTATGTTCTACTCTCTCAAGTCTCTCACTTCTTCTGTCTCATCTTAAAAATTCTTTGTTATGTAAAGGATTACGATAAAATTGGGCCATAAACATTGTTTTTCAGCAATGCACAGAGTACAGAACTATAGTTTGTAGCTCACGATTGGATTCTATAATACTTGGGACTAGCTAGTTGCCATTTAGCTTGATTTCTATTTCTTCAATAGATGTAAATCTTGGGTAAATGTCGGCTATGCGTTCTCATTTGCGAGCTCTTAGTGCATCTAAAATTCGAGCCAAGTTTTTTTTGCACCTGGCACAAAGAGAAAGTGAACATTGATCTGAGCAGATGACTCCAAGTATCCAAGAGAGGCGATAATTTACCAAGAAtatgttgaaaaattgaaatttggcttGTATTGCATATGGAATAAGAATATTTCAAGAAAGTAATAAAGATTTGATTCGAAATAAAAAATTGCAGTTCcacattcaattattatactttgcATTGTAAATTAATGAAGATTGtgttttttgttgttatttCTGTAATCCTTTCTTTTAGTTTTGACAAAATGGCATTGAAACCACAGGGTCAAAAACCATTACAAACAATACAACGAAACACAGAAAATGATCCTACTTGCCATACTCTGGCAACTTAATCTCAACATCTGAGAACCTATTCTAAAATcattatatatagatatatattacaatgtaatatatatatatatatattatatatatatatatatatatgtaatataTTACAGATATATTGACGTAGTCATGGTCTATAGTCATTGTAGTCAATCATGAGgtattttgaaattagattATGAGAAATGATGCATCGCATGAGGATGAGCGTAGCCTGTAGCTAATTAGTTAAATGCCTTTAaccaatagcagtacttgcctactagtataaattctgctgctcttgtatttagttttagtttatcagagattgagaATGGCGTAATAACCgagaccggtctttctgagtatcaataaatctgtggtttttgacaatttcttagtctttttcattcaatatgaataattaccacaatatcaacttcttaactaCACTAAGTAATTCTTTACAGTTTTTCAAAtgcaaaaaatcaaaataactagTGATCAATGGCATTTGTGATAGTGATTGTGTACTGTGATACAAtacaaaaattttatagaagTTCTATGGGGCAAACCTCCTGTTCAAGACCCAGGAGGTGGGAGCATTATTCTTCATgtgagaaaaaagtttgtttaACATTCAGCAAACTGTTCTCATCTACTTGCTATCATGCCTATCTACTTGCTTGCTCATGCTAGTAGGATAATTATGCTACAAGacaacaaacatttttgagtttATTTTGAGGTGTGTTGATGAACTTGGTATAGCCTACTAAAGTATCATTATTCATATTCCAGATTATAAAAGGATACGTACGTATTTTCCCATTATTCTTATTGTTATTACACTTAACCATAGAAGATAGTAGTCTGGATTCTAGGCTAGGAAGTGAAACCTATCCACCTGCTTGAGGATTTTTTGCATAACACAAAATAACATCTCCCACAATTATTAGGAATTTTGGCCAGATTGGATGTTCCGCATTATAATTGGAGTGGAATTGCTTTCCTCTAGTTGGAAATTCAATGCCCTAACGAAAAGGAAAGGAGATACCTTGTTCCGGAAGttctttcaaaatattcatagttcCCATGATAGGAAAGATTAGATTACAAATCAATTCGGATAATAGTGTGCAGTGAATGTTGAGCCCGATTTCCACTATAAATGCTGGAGAATTCGGAAATAGATTATAATCAATCATTTTGAAACTGAGACGTCATAATTTTCTACAGATTCTCTCAACTACCTCCTACAACTATGATGGGATAAAGCCTTCAGAAATGAGATTTTTTGAATTCAAACTAGAATTCTCAAATTTGAGGGAGTGAAACTATAAAATTAGTATTGAATATATGAACtctaaatatattttgtagAATTTTAGAAATCGTTGACCAATTTCTTGACCACGTGATGATCATTTGATACTTACTTGGGAGTAGGAATACTTTTTGGAAATTAGTCTACAGTTTACCctgaatttaatattattatgttctaTGTGTTTGAGATCACCAGTGGATCGGAATCCACATTGAATCATTTAATCCCAAGTCACGGGCCCAAGTGACAGAAACATTCAATAGATAGATTTTCACTCTCTCTTCTAGCAGGTGTGCTCGCCTCACAAGCCCCTGGCCGTACTCACCACACCACCCTaaattgagaagaaaatttCTATTTCAGGCCGCACTCACCACCAAAACAAAAGATTTGTCAGTAGTCTTTTTGAACACTGCTCTGCTGACCTTTCTATGTTGTCCTTCAAGATCTGATTCTGTGATTTTGAGCCCAACACACCCCAAGGTATGCATTGTTTACTAAAtatggaattaaaaaatatgagagATCTTGAAACATTTTACAACAAGTATTGTTATAATTAGCTtgaaaaactgttgaaaatgcCCATTTTTCATGAATGTCAGTAATCACCCCTACcaattgatgataattataaataatttacatccttTTTTCTTTGCAAGTGTTGTGTTCGGTGTCCTGTAAAAGAACAAAAAAGACAACAGATTCTCAGACTCAAtatgttcaatattaatttGGTACAACAGCAATATGAGATTCAGTAGTATAACATATGATTCACGCTACTTGTGTGTTGGATTAACTAGTTTTGATGGCACACAAAGAGAATGAAAAGCTGTTGCTCAACCTGTTGTTGAATGGAGTTCATTTGTCCTACAAAAAAGCCAATTGCACGAATTGAACACTAACAATTTGATGATTCCACCTTTGCACCACTGTGCTGCTCCTGGCTCTCTGTAAACCGGTCTTTCAAGAATACTGTATCGTAagttcatataatattatacagttgGGTTCAATTGCAATTGAATTGATCAGCAACATAAACTATTATGAAGAATATatgatacatttttgaaaatttattttttcaactatcaaatttgaagaatgatGAAGTATGAGGAAAACTTATGAGATTTTGAACTAGATAGCGACTTTCCACATCTTTTCAGGCTTTTTAAAGGAAATCATTCAATTTCCTTGTATCTTACAGGTTTTCTTGTACCTTCTCAATGGCTTCATGCTGTATGGTGCCAGTTGACGTCATTCTCATCGAGATTTTCATATAATACGAGgaatagaagtttatatttcaATGACTCTTGCTTGAAACTTGCGTCAAAACTTCAAGTTCTGGTCACTCAGTGTCCTGTTTCCGGATTTaggattgataataattatagtgagTTTATTATAGGATTGGTTACATGGGTaagttcaataaaattcaaggcGAAAAAATTGTTTCATATTTTGTACATTGTATACTGTTCATCATTCATATCAAATTATAACAAGATGTTCTTAAAGCTATTTCagtacaatataaaatatatttacaacaCAGTTATGAtactaatattaatattgagttcttgaataatcaaaatattacatcaattttcCAGATTATTTGACAGTATAGTCTCTACAACGTTTTAATATGCTTCAATATGAATTTATCGTTCTGATCTAAATCTACCTTCAAAATATGCTTTcgatattcaatgaattttcaacAACTGGACCATTGGAATTGAGAATAAACTATGCTTCAACTATTCTATTTTTGCACCAGAATGAGTGatagaattttcataatgggAAATTAGACTGGGTTCAAAAAACTCAATCACATTtctataaattaattcaataaacttATCTTATGGCTGTTGATTCTATAGTGAATCTacacattaattttatttatttacagaaaACTACTAATAAATGCAACAGATctcacaaaaacaaaaaaaactctTACCTATTGAGCGACAGTTGATcaaaatgaaattgaagaatGACACGGaatggattttgatttgaacAATTAGTGAGtttttcatatattatataagaAGGAAGGGATGAAAAGCTACTTCTTAATAACCCATTATCAACTTTACATTCAAGATACAAATTGATTGATTACAACTCAATTGAAATCTTCTCAGTCCATAAAAAGTATCGTCATCGAATAAAGAGGGTATGTCTTTTCTGATATTCCATTGGCCTTACAGACTAAAATAAGTAAGAGTAATCCCATCAGATAGATTTATCAATGAGAATGGAGTACGAaagattcttgaataatttctCATGATTCATGCATAGTGAAGATATTTACCATATATTATAACTGGATACAAAATTATGAGAAGAAccgaattatattatttcttaatCGACTAGCCGAGCTCTAACTGTGCTTGCATCTTAGAGCTATGCTTTCCTAGAAAATCTTCAGAATCATATTATACAATCAAGAACAACCATGGTTTCAATATCCtcaattgattaaataaatggaATTTAATTTGGTTCATTAAGAATAATATATTGGAGTATCTATATAGAGtttatctaattattatttaaaaagaagTTGGATGTTTCAATATAGTTTTGAAATCTGTTTTGCttgagtataggctatattCTTTGGAAACCATAGCTTGGAATACACGCAATGCTGCTCACACAGATAATAGGCTGCAAGTTTCTAGATCTGTATGGACTAGATAGCGAGACTGTGTCCCCTGAGGAAGGAATCGATTTGTCCAGATGCTAGGTTTGCTTGATTTGGCTGTGGCGATACATAGTAGAACGATTGAATGGGGCTAGGAGAGAATCCACCGGGCGGAAATCTCTGTGTAGCTTCTGGTTTGGGGGTGGCAAACCTTTGAGACTGAGGCTGAAATTGCTGTGGCTCCTGACGCAATAGTGAGGGTGGGAACCTCTGAGTCTGGAATGATCGGGGGTCCTCTTCTGAGGAGGGCTTCTGCTGTTGCTTCCTCTTCTGTTGATCAGCGAACAGCTGTTGCGACTGCTGCAGGAGTGCAGCTTGCTGCTGCTGGAATAGCTGCTGCTGATACACTGGGGATGGCACAGTACGCTCAGGGGCTGGGAATGGCCTTGCTGGAGGAAAGAATGGATTTGGAGCTGGATTGTGAACATATGGCTGGAGCCTGTGTCTCAGGTTGAAGTCTCCCTGGGTCTGCGGGAGTTGTTGGTAGAGCACTGTGTTGTACTGACCAGATGCTGGATCAAAGACAAGTTCTGATTGATAGATTGGGTCAGTGGAAAGGGTTTTACCAGTGGGTGTACGAGGTGTTGACACAACATTGTTATCAATCTGGAACTTCTTGAGCTCTTCATCAAAATTGAGGCTTCCTGGGGTGGTGGGTCCAGATGGACGCTTGCTGTAGACAGGAGTGGGGGTTGGTGATGCCAGGAGTTGTGGCCTGTATGTGGTGGCTGGCAACTCAGCAGTTGCTGGTCTTGGAGTTATTCTTACAGGCTGCCTGGGAGCTGGTGTGGTTGAAACAAACGTTGAGGCTTTTGGTGTGGCAGCTCCACGAATGATTGATGGCTGCAGTGAGCTGCTGACAGGTCGGTACAAGGGCCTGACTGGCAGTGGAGCTTGGGGCCTgctgtcatcatcatcactctCTCCTTCATCCTCAGCGCTGTTGCGGCCATCCTCGTAGGAGCCGGTATTGTATGTGTTCTGGAACACAGTGGTGGCAGGTCGGAGAGGTTTGGGAGCGCTGACTGGACGAAGGCTGGCTGGCTTGATAGGACGGCGGGGGTAGTTTTGGGGAACGTTCTCCTCGCCACTCTCTGAAGATG comes from the Nilaparvata lugens isolate BPH chromosome 1, ASM1435652v1, whole genome shotgun sequence genome and includes:
- the LOC111057710 gene encoding leucine-rich repeat extensin-like protein 5, encoding MRSIICVLLLSTGVLAATDGRRVRVRPVSSTEDQDNRGRQVEYYAEQSDEENAPVLVSRQDTYGRATGAARAVPGGAPRLRPETRQPPVQTIRNYNKLNDDGSFTFGYEAADGSFKEETRGTDCVVRGKYGYVDPDGNKREFTYVSGNPCDPNAVEQEEEERPSSESGEENVPQNYPRRPIKPASLRPVSAPKPLRPATTVFQNTYNTGSYEDGRNSAEDEGESDDDDSRPQAPLPVRPLYRPVSSSLQPSIIRGAATPKASTFVSTTPAPRQPVRITPRPATAELPATTYRPQLLASPTPTPVYSKRPSGPTTPGSLNFDEELKKFQIDNNVVSTPRTPTGKTLSTDPIYQSELVFDPASGQYNTVLYQQLPQTQGDFNLRHRLQPYVHNPAPNPFFPPARPFPAPERTVPSPVYQQQLFQQQQAALLQQSQQLFADQQKRKQQQKPSSEEDPRSFQTQRFPPSLLRQEPQQFQPQSQRFATPKPEATQRFPPGGFSPSPIQSFYYVSPQPNQANLASGQIDSFLRGHSLAI